From the Gymnogyps californianus isolate 813 chromosome 2, ASM1813914v2, whole genome shotgun sequence genome, one window contains:
- the CCDC201 gene encoding coiled-coil domain-containing protein 201: MSEEEDSFLNVKRSLKKRMVKHSTPVDSMFSRTMPSLTDLTNQSTKDQDASKRVYGSPVPKSNLSRPLAQVSLVRVEAYIPHTSPKRLSTVFDSQELNKEISQSSQAVFSRRRLSTVLASDESNEEPSDKVVPNVETQAPTKASEEAAVTPKSGPSWLVTGIPGIKDLPIVKTRKKKIDKALVRKKQREWVLRQLKNIEEATEHELTIEEA; this comes from the exons ATGTCAGAGGAAGAAGATTCTTTCCTGAATGTTAAAAGatctctgaaaaagagaatggTGAAACACAGCACTCCAGTGGACTCAATGTTTTCAAGAACAATGCCATCTCTTACAGATCTGACAAATCAGTCAACCAAGGACCAAGATGCCAGTAAGAGAGTTTATGGATCTCCAGTGCCAAAATCAAATCTAAGTAGACCGTTAGCTCAAGTATCATTAGTACGTGTTGAAGCATACATCCCTCATACATCCCCAAAAAGGCTTTCAACAGTGTTTGACTCACAAGAATTAAACAAAGAGATAAGCCAAAGCTCTCAGGCTGTATTTTCTAGAAGGAGGCTTTCCACGGTGTTGGCCTCTGATGAATCAAATGAAGAGCCAAGCGACAAGGTTGTTCCAAACGTGGAAACTCAAGCTCCCACCAAAGCATCTGAGGAGGCTGCAGTAACTCCCAAGAGTGGACCTTCATGGCTTGTTACTGGAATACCAGGGATAAAAGATCTCCCGATagtaaaaaccagaaagaagaaaattgataAAGCTCTTGTG aggaagaaacaaagagaatgGGTGCTTCGTCAACTTAAAAACATTGAGGAAGCAACTGAACACGAACTGACAATTGAAGAAGCTTGA